One Dermacentor silvarum isolate Dsil-2018 chromosome 10, BIME_Dsil_1.4, whole genome shotgun sequence genomic window carries:
- the LOC125940634 gene encoding LOW QUALITY PROTEIN: uncharacterized protein LOC125940634 (The sequence of the model RefSeq protein was modified relative to this genomic sequence to represent the inferred CDS: inserted 1 base in 1 codon), producing the protein MDRPAPVQRPTKAQCFLFNVPVSTPVDAIIDSVEEVVGAGGLQYLQHHGGNKFLAAVRSAAQAAKMAAXGSLLLANKIVPLERMGTPVVYVTVYRLPPCVSDDVLTAALAPYGKCRGISDVVFKDRTDISNGSRLVKLEMVKPPPNFITVTGFRVMLEYKGMKRVCSKCGEEGHFGASCTSSRCARCAIFGHPTATCNAPCRRCNGEHATVDCVQPRSYAAAVATATPAQPALEDNAPEGTAQTQTTDQPGEEESAPEVPTPASAGASDAASSPSTDAESNETLPAIMSSSATEDDEEPALDAPLTRSQRERLLTCATTPNAGEDADGRHLGISEVSAGPSRITPVVKTTTALASSTSAAVKERRTRSQTASEDAKRILSSESSTSSEPTSTPSKKCKKMPRDTTTMDVVSDSETY; encoded by the exons ATGGACAGGCCAGCGCCCGTGCAACGCCCTACGAAAGCCCAGTGCTTTCTCTTCAATGTGCCCGTTTCAACGCCGGTTGACGCCATCATCGACTCCGTCGAAGAAGTCGTAGGTGCCGGAGGTTTGCAGTATCTGCAACATCACGGCGGCAACAAGTTCTTGGCAGCTGTCCGGTCCGCGGCTCAGGCAGCCAAGATGGCGG AAGGCTCTCTGCTACTCGCCAACAAGATCGTACCGCTGGAACGCATGGGCACTCCAGTGGTTTATGTGACGGTGTATCGTCTTCCACCCTGTGTCAGTGACGACGTCCTGACTGCTGCACTAGCACCGTATGGGAAGTGCCGAGGCATTTCCGATGTTGTTTTCAAGGACAGGACGGACATCAGCAATGGCAGCCGACTGGTCAAGCTCGAGATGGTAAAACCTCCACCGAATTTCATCACGGTGACTGGCTTTCGGGTAATGCTGGAATACAAAGGAATGAAGAGAGTGTGCTCCAAGTGCGGCGAAGAAGGTCATTTTGGAGCCTCCTGCACGTCATCTCGATGCGCCCGATGTGCCATTTTCGGCCATCCCACTGCAACGTGCAATGCACCATGCAGACGTTGCAATGGCGAGCACGCCACTGTTGACTGCGTGCAACCACGTTCGTATGCTGCTGCGGTGGCAACAGCAACGCCCGCACAACCAGCTCTGGAGGACAACGCACCTGAAGGAACAGCGCAGACGCAAACCACCGATCAACCAGGAGAAGAAGAAAGTGCACCAGAGGTGCCGACGCCAGCGTCCGCCGGTGCGAGCGACGCAGCGTCTTCTCCCTCTACTGACGCGGAGAGCAACGAGACGCTACCTGCCATAATGTCGTCGTCGGCAACGGAAGATGACGAGGAGCCTGCGTTAGACGCCCCGCTTACGCGATCACAGCGAGAACGGCTTCTTACATGTGCTACAACACCGAACGCTGGCGAGGACGCAGATGGACGCCATCTCGGCATCTCCGAAGTCTCGGCCGGTCCGTCGAGGATCACGCCGGTTGTCAAGACAACGACAGCGCTTGCAAGTAGTACCAGTGCGGCGGTGAAAGAGAGACGCACGCGCTCGCAAACGGCGTCTGAAGACGCCAAAAGAATTCTGTCTTCAGAGAGTTCTACGTCATCAGAACCAACTTCGACACCCTCcaagaaatgcaagaaaatgcCACGAGACACCACTACCATGGACGTTGTCTCCGATTCGGAGACGTACTAA